The DNA window CACGCCGGGCTCGACGACGCCGAGCGTTCGCGCAGCCAGGACGACTTCGTCAACGACCGCGTCGGCGTCATGGTGGCGACGAACGCCTTCGGCATGGGCATCGACAAGTCGAACGTTTCCTACGTCGTCCACTACAATATGCCCGGCGATATGGAAAGCTACTATCAGGAAGCCGGACGGGCCGGACGCGACGGCGAACCGGCCTGGTGCATCCTGCTCTACGGCGCGCAGGATGTGCGCACGCAGCTTTTTTTCATCGAACGCATGGGTGAAAATTCCGAGACGGCCGCTGGAAACCTGAACGAGCTGCAGGAATTGGCGCGGCTCCGCCTGAAAGGCATGATCGATTACTGCTTCACTTCCGGCTGCCTGCGCGCCTATATTTTGAAGTATTTCGGCGAAGAGCCGCCGGCCCGCTGCGACAACTGCGGCAACTGCCAGAGAGTCCTCGAACAGGTCGACGTCACGATCGACGCGCAGAAGATCCTCTCCTGCGTGAAGCGCGCCCATGAAGCCTGGGGCGTCAAAGTCATCATGGATGTGCTGCGCGGCAGCAAGGCGGCCAAACTGCGCGAGAACGGACTCGACGGGCTGACGACATACGGCATCATGGCGGACGTTTCCGAGCAGCGCCTGCGCGACACCATCTTCTATTTGACGCAGGAGAAATACCTGGCCAGTTCCGGGGGCCAGTATCCGCGGCTGATTTTGGGCGAAAGAGCCGCGGAAGTGCTTCGCGACCGCAAGAATATCACGGCGCCGCTGCCGCAGATCGAGAGCCGGACCGTCCGCGGCGAAAAGAAGAAGCGCATGCAGGCGCAAATGACGTCCGGTTCTCGGCCGGAACTTTACGAGCGGCTCAAGGCGCTGCGCTTCGAGATCGCCCGCGCCAAAGGCGTGCCCGCCTTTATGGTGTTCACGAACGCCGCGCTGACCGACATGAGCGAAAAAATGCCGCGGAACATCGACGAGTTCCTCGAAATTTCCGGCGTCGGCGAGCGCAAAGCCGCGGAGTACGGCGAACGCTTCGTCGCCGCTATCGCGGACTGGCTGAGCGAACGGCGGCCGTCCGCGGGAAAAATAAGGAACCGATAACGAACAGAACGCGCGATGATCCGGGATCATCGCGCGTCCTGCCGTATGTGCGGGCTTCAATTTTCGGCCGCCGCAAGTTCCTGGAAAAGGGCGCGCCATTGGGGCGCGGTCAGCTCTTCGGCTCTGGCCGCGAGGCCGATCCCCGCCGCCGCGAAAATCGCGGCGCTCCGTTCCTTGCCGCAGCCGGCGGCGGCGAGGTTGTTGACGAGCTTTTTGCGCCGCTGGGCAAAGGCCGCGGCCAAGAGCCGCCGCCACAAAGGGGAAGCGGCGAGGCCGAAGTTTTTTGTAAGATCGATTGAGATGAGCGCGGACCAGACTTTGGGCGGCGGATTGAAGGAGCCGGGGGAGACTTTCATGAGCGTTCTGACGGCACCCATCTGTTCCAGCGTGATCCCGAGCGGCGAGCGCTCCTTCGTCGCCGGAGGCGCGTTCAGTCGGTCGGCGGCTTCTTTTTGAACCAGAAGGATCAGCCGCTCCAGACGGCGCGGCCCCAGTTCGACGAGGATTTTCCAGATCAGGTCGGTCGTGATGTTGTAGGGAATGTTGGCCAGAACCTTGTTGGGAGGCGGGAGAAGCCGTCGTAAATCGGCGACGAGCGCGTCGCCCCAGAAAATTTTGAAACGGCCGGGCTGCCCGGCCTGGAGCGGTTCCAGCCACGGCGCGAGCCGCCGGTCGATCTCCACGGCGTGCACGAAGCGGCAGGGGCTTTGCAAAAGCCCCCGTGTGAGCGCGCCCTGTCCCGGCCCAACTTCGAGGACGACGTCCGCGGAATTGAGCCGGGCCTCTTTCAGGCAGCGGCGCGTGACTTCGGGATTGTTGAGAAAATTCTGCCCGAGGCTGATTTTGTTGTTGAAAGTGTGTGTCATGACCGATCCCGGATTATGAAAAAAGCGGATGCCGAAGGCATCCGCCGGAAATTTCTGGTCGGGACGAGAGGATTCGAACCTCCGACCACCTG is part of the Pyramidobacter porci genome and encodes:
- the rsmA gene encoding 16S rRNA (adenine(1518)-N(6)/adenine(1519)-N(6))-dimethyltransferase RsmA; this translates as MTHTFNNKISLGQNFLNNPEVTRRCLKEARLNSADVVLEVGPGQGALTRGLLQSPCRFVHAVEIDRRLAPWLEPLQAGQPGRFKIFWGDALVADLRRLLPPPNKVLANIPYNITTDLIWKILVELGPRRLERLILLVQKEAADRLNAPPATKERSPLGITLEQMGAVRTLMKVSPGSFNPPPKVWSALISIDLTKNFGLAASPLWRRLLAAAFAQRRKKLVNNLAAAGCGKERSAAIFAAAGIGLAARAEELTAPQWRALFQELAAAEN
- the recQ gene encoding DNA helicase RecQ; protein product: MDEKLKILKQYFGYSSFRPGQEKTIDALLGGRDTFAVMPTGAGKSICYQIPALLGRGVSLVVSPLVSLMKDQVMSLVQMGVKAAYINSSLTPAQIRVVLDRACGGQYKIIYVAPERLLTGGFLQFAQNAPIDYVTVDEAHCVSKWGQDFRPSYLDVRTFVSGLPKRPVLGAFTATATAEVRKDVVDLLGLDRPYKVVTGFDRKNLFYEVRRPTDRRAELLRIVKDFSGRSGIVYCATRKNVDEICEMLRDRNVPAARYHAGLDDAERSRSQDDFVNDRVGVMVATNAFGMGIDKSNVSYVVHYNMPGDMESYYQEAGRAGRDGEPAWCILLYGAQDVRTQLFFIERMGENSETAAGNLNELQELARLRLKGMIDYCFTSGCLRAYILKYFGEEPPARCDNCGNCQRVLEQVDVTIDAQKILSCVKRAHEAWGVKVIMDVLRGSKAAKLRENGLDGLTTYGIMADVSEQRLRDTIFYLTQEKYLASSGGQYPRLILGERAAEVLRDRKNITAPLPQIESRTVRGEKKKRMQAQMTSGSRPELYERLKALRFEIARAKGVPAFMVFTNAALTDMSEKMPRNIDEFLEISGVGERKAAEYGERFVAAIADWLSERRPSAGKIRNR